In Mycetocola zhujimingii, one DNA window encodes the following:
- a CDS encoding OsmC family peroxiredoxin, translating into MTVTSEATTVWNGTLFEGSGTVSLDTSTAASLPVNWKARSEGSDSVTTPEELLGAAHASCFTMQFSNMLTEAGSPPESIQTTAAVTFQPGTGITGSHLLVSATVPGISEDDFERIANEAKATCPVSQALAGIPLTIEASLA; encoded by the coding sequence ATGACTGTGACCAGCGAAGCAACGACTGTGTGGAACGGAACGCTTTTCGAAGGCTCGGGAACCGTGTCACTCGACACCTCGACGGCAGCAAGCCTGCCCGTCAACTGGAAGGCGCGCTCGGAGGGATCCGACAGCGTGACGACACCCGAGGAACTCCTCGGCGCGGCGCACGCCTCCTGCTTCACCATGCAGTTCTCCAACATGCTCACGGAGGCAGGGTCACCGCCGGAGAGCATCCAGACCACGGCCGCTGTGACGTTCCAGCCCGGGACGGGCATTACGGGCAGCCACCTTCTCGTCAGCGCCACTGTGCCCGGTATCTCGGAGGATGACTTCGAGCGCATCGCCAACGAGGCGAAGGCGACGTGCCCTGTCTCTCAGGCGCTCGCCGGCATCCCGCTGACCATCGAAGCAAGCCTCGCCTGA
- a CDS encoding GNAT family N-acetyltransferase: MANFRLRKATRSDARFLGDMLVEARNWAPSRSVVRVDAIADPEVARYIEGWKRPGDAGTVAVDGAGSPIGACWYRIFPEHSPGSGFLERGVPELTLGVVSVWRAQGVGRQLLHAVLVQARQQGHNRLSLHVDRANFASRLYLAEGFVPVIRRETSLVMVRTLR, encoded by the coding sequence ATGGCCAATTTCCGGCTCCGCAAAGCGACTCGGAGTGACGCGCGGTTTCTCGGCGACATGCTCGTCGAGGCGCGCAACTGGGCGCCATCGCGCTCTGTGGTCAGGGTGGACGCGATAGCGGATCCCGAGGTCGCCCGTTACATCGAAGGGTGGAAACGGCCGGGGGATGCCGGGACCGTCGCCGTCGACGGCGCGGGGAGCCCGATCGGTGCGTGCTGGTACCGGATCTTTCCCGAGCACAGCCCTGGTTCTGGATTCCTGGAGCGTGGAGTGCCCGAGCTGACGCTCGGTGTGGTGAGTGTCTGGCGAGCGCAGGGCGTCGGGCGCCAGTTACTCCACGCTGTGCTCGTTCAGGCCCGCCAGCAGGGTCATAACCGGCTGAGTCTTCACGTCGACAGGGCCAACTTCGCGTCGAGGCTGTACCTCGCTGAGGGCTTCGTCCCCGTGATCCGGCGCGAAACCTCGCTGGTCATGGTCCGCACGCTTCGCTGA
- a CDS encoding thymidylate synthase — translation MAATLPTPYEDLLRDTLENGTRKGDRTGTGTRSMFGRQLRFDLSEGFPLITTKRVHFKSIAYELLWFLRGESNVSWLRENGVTIWDEWADADGELGPVYGVQWRSWPTPGGETIDQISEVIEAIRTNPDSRRLIVSAWNPADIPNMALAPCHALFQFYVADGKLSCQLYQRSADLFLGVPFNIASYALLTHLVAAQTGLEVGDFVWTGGDCHIYENHIDQVTEQLTRDPFPLPTLRITADRDSIFDYEYEDLAIENYSHHPAIRGAVAV, via the coding sequence ATGGCAGCGACTCTCCCCACCCCGTACGAGGACCTCCTCCGCGACACTCTCGAGAACGGCACACGCAAGGGCGATCGAACGGGCACAGGTACCAGGAGTATGTTCGGGCGCCAGTTGCGTTTCGACCTCTCCGAGGGCTTCCCGCTCATCACGACCAAGCGCGTGCACTTCAAATCGATCGCGTACGAACTGCTCTGGTTCCTTCGCGGAGAGAGCAACGTCAGCTGGCTGCGCGAGAACGGTGTCACGATCTGGGATGAGTGGGCGGATGCCGACGGCGAGCTCGGTCCTGTCTACGGCGTGCAGTGGCGATCGTGGCCTACCCCCGGTGGTGAAACCATCGACCAGATCTCCGAGGTCATCGAGGCGATCCGCACCAACCCCGATTCTCGGCGGCTGATCGTGTCCGCGTGGAATCCCGCAGACATCCCCAATATGGCACTTGCCCCGTGCCACGCCCTGTTCCAGTTCTATGTCGCAGACGGCAAACTGTCCTGCCAGCTCTACCAGCGAAGCGCCGACCTGTTCCTCGGTGTGCCGTTCAACATCGCAAGCTACGCACTCCTGACGCACCTGGTCGCTGCACAGACCGGCCTCGAAGTGGGCGACTTCGTCTGGACCGGCGGAGACTGCCACATCTACGAGAACCACATCGACCAGGTCACCGAGCAGCTCACCCGCGACCCGTTCCCCCTGCCGACCCTCAGGATCACCGCGGACCGCGACAGCATCTTCGATTACGAGTACGAGGACCTCGCCATCGAGAACTACTCACACCACCCCGCGATCCGGGGAGCTGTCGCCGTATGA
- a CDS encoding ABC transporter ATP-binding protein, whose amino-acid sequence MSLIELTDATRTVLIPDAEPLTILDGVNLRVEPGERVSIVGRSGSGKSTLLNLLGMLDLPTTGELTFEGESVTAMKSGRRDRVRGSNVGFVFQQFNLLDGRTALENVTMPLLYARGPRFWARERLAADMLDRVGLGHRLSALPASLSGGEQQRVAIARALVRQPKLILADEPTGALDVETGQSVMTLIDDIVREENAALVTITHDPAIAARSDTHFRLDRGVLSVTDARAGVGGGASAEGTTAVVL is encoded by the coding sequence TTGAGCCTCATCGAACTGACGGATGCCACGCGAACCGTCCTCATTCCCGACGCGGAGCCGCTCACGATTCTCGACGGCGTGAACCTCAGGGTCGAGCCGGGGGAGCGGGTCAGCATCGTCGGACGATCCGGATCCGGAAAATCGACACTGCTCAACCTGTTGGGGATGCTCGACCTCCCGACCACGGGGGAGCTCACTTTCGAGGGCGAATCGGTGACCGCCATGAAATCCGGGCGCCGTGACCGGGTCCGAGGAAGCAACGTCGGCTTCGTTTTCCAGCAGTTCAACCTGCTCGACGGGCGGACCGCCCTCGAGAATGTCACGATGCCCCTGCTCTATGCGCGGGGTCCGCGGTTTTGGGCGAGGGAGCGACTTGCGGCGGACATGCTCGACCGGGTCGGGCTCGGACACCGGCTCTCCGCGTTGCCCGCGAGCCTCTCCGGAGGGGAGCAGCAGCGCGTGGCCATCGCACGGGCACTCGTCCGCCAGCCGAAGCTCATCCTCGCCGATGAGCCGACGGGCGCGCTCGACGTTGAAACCGGCCAGAGCGTGATGACGCTCATCGACGACATCGTGCGCGAGGAGAACGCCGCACTCGTCACCATCACCCACGACCCGGCGATCGCCGCGCGAAGCGATACCCACTTCCGCCTCGACCGCGGCGTACTCTCGGTCACCGACGCACGCGCCGGCGTGGGCGGGGGTGCCAGCGCCGAAGGCACAACCGCGGTGGTTCTCTGA
- a CDS encoding efflux RND transporter periplasmic adaptor subunit, whose translation MGVWRKWIFPILRITIFAVIAIALVKVAFFPDASAEADPAMATGSITEPVTTVALGSIVTTVVVDGSVSADPASPGKATLAGEVSAIPVSQGQAVTAGDSLATIRQEIVQDPVATTDADGNVTMTQPKPRYKTATVTAPVTGVVSNVPVLVGQIVAVGDVIASVAPPTFSVTGPMLPEDQFKLVTQPADAQVEVIGGPGAFTCTGLTITSPLAGAEASVPDDTGSASAPSTGATVRCAVPPEVRVFAGLTAKLTIAGGSVDDAMTLPVTAVKGNAASGTVWVLGDDGTSEERQVTLGLNDGTVVQIVDGLAEGDEVLEFVPVVDATDPEVNGCIEQPDGSVFCDEGVVS comes from the coding sequence ATGGGTGTCTGGCGCAAGTGGATCTTTCCGATCCTCCGAATAACGATCTTCGCGGTGATCGCCATCGCGCTCGTGAAGGTGGCGTTCTTTCCGGATGCCTCGGCCGAAGCCGACCCGGCGATGGCCACCGGTTCGATCACCGAGCCGGTCACAACGGTCGCGCTTGGCTCCATTGTGACGACCGTTGTGGTCGACGGCTCGGTGAGCGCTGACCCGGCGTCGCCCGGCAAGGCGACGCTCGCCGGCGAAGTGAGTGCCATTCCCGTCAGCCAGGGCCAGGCCGTCACCGCAGGCGACTCGCTCGCCACGATCCGGCAGGAGATCGTTCAGGATCCTGTCGCTACGACGGATGCCGACGGCAACGTCACGATGACGCAGCCGAAACCCCGCTACAAGACCGCGACGGTGACGGCTCCCGTCACCGGGGTCGTGTCCAACGTCCCGGTGCTTGTCGGCCAGATCGTCGCGGTCGGTGACGTCATCGCCAGTGTGGCACCGCCCACCTTCAGCGTGACCGGGCCGATGCTGCCCGAGGACCAGTTCAAACTCGTGACCCAGCCGGCAGACGCGCAGGTGGAGGTGATCGGAGGACCCGGTGCATTCACCTGCACGGGACTGACGATCACCAGCCCACTCGCCGGAGCGGAAGCATCCGTCCCTGACGACACCGGGTCAGCATCGGCACCATCGACGGGAGCGACGGTGCGTTGCGCCGTGCCGCCGGAAGTGCGGGTTTTTGCGGGCCTCACGGCCAAGCTGACGATCGCAGGCGGGAGCGTCGATGACGCAATGACGCTTCCGGTGACGGCGGTCAAGGGCAACGCTGCGAGTGGAACGGTCTGGGTCCTCGGCGACGACGGCACCTCAGAGGAACGCCAGGTGACCCTCGGCCTCAACGACGGCACCGTCGTGCAGATCGTCGATGGTCTCGCAGAGGGTGACGAGGTGCTCGAGTTCGTTCCCGTCGTTGACGCCACAGACCCGGAGGTCAATGGCTGCATCGAACAGCCGGACGGATCAGTGTTCTGCGACGAGGGTGTCGTCAGTTGA
- a CDS encoding dihydrofolate reductase, whose protein sequence is MTRARIGLIWAQAQNGVIGRDGVMPWHIPEDLAHFKATTLGSAVVMGRKTWDSLPEQFRPLEGRRNIVVTRQADWHADGVEVAHSLEEALELADAAAGADDAAEAAETADADGAEPHWIWVIGGAEIYNAALAMAERIEVTEIRTEIPGDAFAPAIPESWRVADRDPLEGWRTSRTGVVYRFIRYTPAP, encoded by the coding sequence ATGACCCGCGCACGCATCGGGCTGATCTGGGCGCAGGCGCAGAACGGCGTCATCGGCCGCGACGGCGTCATGCCCTGGCACATCCCCGAAGACCTCGCGCACTTCAAGGCCACCACACTCGGCAGCGCCGTGGTCATGGGCAGGAAGACCTGGGACTCGCTTCCCGAGCAGTTCCGCCCGCTCGAGGGGCGTCGCAACATCGTCGTGACCCGCCAGGCCGACTGGCACGCCGACGGTGTTGAGGTCGCGCACTCGCTCGAGGAGGCGCTCGAACTCGCTGACGCGGCCGCGGGTGCCGACGACGCAGCCGAGGCCGCCGAGACAGCCGACGCCGATGGTGCCGAACCGCACTGGATCTGGGTGATCGGCGGCGCAGAAATTTACAACGCCGCCCTCGCGATGGCCGAGCGGATCGAGGTGACCGAGATTCGCACAGAGATTCCTGGGGACGCCTTCGCCCCGGCCATTCCGGAATCCTGGCGGGTTGCCGACCGCGACCCGCTTGAAGGCTGGCGTACGTCACGCACGGGCGTCGTCTACCGGTTCATCCGGTACACGCCCGCGCCGTAG
- a CDS encoding ribonuclease J: MPTTIYDPPALDKGTLRIIPIGGLGEIGRNMTYFEINGKILIVDCGVLFPEEHQPGVDLILPDFIPIKDRLDDVVGVMLTHGHEDHIGGVPYLLRLRNDIPLIGSGLTLALVEAKLKEHRIKPYSLTVSEGQKEQLGPFDLEFVAVNHSIPDALAVAIKTEAGTVLATGDFKMDQLPLDGRLTDLREFARLGEEGVDLFLVDSTNADVPGFTALERSIGPVLDQVIGRASRRVIVASFSSHVHRVQQVLDAAHANGRRVAFLGRSMVRNMTIAADLGYLKVPEGVLVEYKKAKDIPDNKIVYMSTGSQGEPMAVLSRMANMDHAIEVGEGDTVILASSQIPGNENAIYRVIDGLTKLGANVVHKGNAKVHVSGHAAAGELLYCYNIIQPKNVLPVHGEYRHLVANAKLAIDTGIPEENTFLAEDGTVMDMRDGNVEVVGQLDLGFVYVDGSSVGEITDADLKDRRILGEEGFISIIVVVEAQTGKVIVGPEIHAKGFAEDDRVFDGVKPKIEQALADAARNGVRDTHALSQIVRRTVGRWVNTSYRRRPMIVPLVIEA, translated from the coding sequence ATGCCCACAACTATTTACGATCCGCCTGCCCTCGACAAGGGAACCCTCCGGATCATTCCCATCGGAGGACTCGGCGAAATCGGTCGCAACATGACCTATTTCGAGATCAACGGCAAGATCCTCATCGTCGACTGCGGCGTCCTCTTCCCTGAAGAGCACCAGCCGGGCGTCGACCTGATCCTGCCCGACTTCATCCCGATCAAGGACCGCCTCGATGACGTCGTCGGCGTGATGCTCACGCACGGTCACGAGGACCACATCGGCGGAGTGCCGTACCTCCTTCGCCTGCGTAACGACATCCCGCTGATCGGTTCAGGCCTGACCCTCGCGCTCGTCGAGGCGAAGCTCAAGGAACACCGGATCAAGCCGTACAGCCTCACCGTCTCGGAGGGTCAGAAAGAACAGCTCGGCCCATTCGACCTCGAGTTCGTGGCCGTCAACCACTCGATCCCCGACGCGCTTGCCGTCGCCATCAAGACCGAGGCGGGAACTGTCCTCGCCACCGGTGACTTCAAGATGGACCAGCTCCCTCTCGACGGCCGCCTGACCGACCTCCGCGAGTTCGCCAGGCTCGGTGAAGAGGGTGTCGACCTCTTCCTCGTCGACTCCACCAACGCCGACGTCCCCGGATTCACCGCTCTCGAGCGCTCAATTGGCCCGGTCCTCGACCAGGTCATCGGCCGTGCATCGCGCCGCGTAATCGTCGCGAGCTTCTCCAGCCACGTTCACCGCGTGCAGCAGGTGCTCGACGCTGCGCACGCGAATGGTCGTCGCGTCGCGTTCCTCGGCCGCTCGATGGTGCGCAACATGACCATCGCCGCCGACCTCGGCTACCTCAAGGTGCCGGAGGGTGTGCTCGTCGAGTACAAGAAGGCCAAGGACATCCCCGACAACAAGATCGTCTACATGTCGACGGGGTCGCAGGGTGAGCCGATGGCCGTCCTCAGCCGCATGGCCAACATGGACCACGCGATCGAGGTCGGTGAGGGCGACACCGTCATCCTCGCGTCGAGCCAGATCCCCGGCAACGAGAACGCGATTTATCGCGTCATCGACGGCCTCACCAAGCTTGGTGCCAACGTCGTGCACAAGGGCAACGCCAAGGTGCACGTCTCCGGCCACGCCGCCGCCGGTGAATTGCTGTACTGCTACAACATCATCCAGCCGAAGAACGTGCTCCCCGTGCACGGCGAATACCGTCACCTCGTCGCCAACGCGAAGCTCGCCATCGACACCGGCATCCCGGAGGAGAACACCTTCCTCGCCGAAGACGGAACCGTCATGGACATGCGCGATGGCAACGTCGAGGTCGTCGGTCAGCTCGACCTCGGCTTCGTCTACGTCGACGGTTCGAGTGTCGGCGAGATCACGGATGCCGACCTCAAGGACCGCAGGATCCTCGGCGAAGAAGGCTTCATCTCGATCATCGTCGTTGTCGAGGCCCAGACCGGAAAGGTCATCGTCGGCCCGGAGATCCACGCCAAGGGCTTCGCCGAAGACGACAGGGTCTTCGATGGCGTCAAGCCGAAGATCGAGCAGGCACTCGCGGATGCCGCACGCAACGGCGTGCGCGACACCCACGCGCTCTCGCAGATCGTTCGTCGCACCGTCGGCCGCTGGGTGAACACCTCGTACCGCCGTCGCCCGATGATCGTCCCGCTCGTCATCGAGGCGTAA
- a CDS encoding TIGR01777 family oxidoreductase has protein sequence MRIVIAGASGLVGQALTAELSTRGHQVVRLVRRPSRSSEEVTWDPASRRLDPGVISGADAVINLSGASIGRLPWTRQYKRTIMSSRIDATSTLVTAIRGADVTPKVFLSASAAGYYGSRPGEVLTEDSPRGTGFLSDVAEQWETAALRVSDITRVVTLRSGIVLAVDGVLKPLLRLTRLGVSGPLGGGAQHWPWVSLDDEVAAIVHLLDSDLAGPVNITGPTPATATALMQYLAKRMRRPFWLPVPAFAVRLLLGDAAKDLLLVDQRTKPERLFNDGFVFRHGIMEQAVDAALERGR, from the coding sequence ATGCGCATCGTTATTGCGGGGGCCTCTGGCCTGGTCGGGCAGGCCCTGACAGCCGAACTGAGCACGCGCGGCCACCAGGTCGTGCGTCTCGTCCGTCGTCCGTCGCGCTCATCCGAGGAAGTGACCTGGGATCCCGCATCACGGCGCCTTGACCCCGGGGTGATCAGTGGGGCGGATGCCGTCATCAACCTGTCCGGTGCATCCATCGGTCGGTTGCCCTGGACCCGGCAATACAAACGCACGATTATGTCGTCGCGCATCGACGCGACGTCCACGCTCGTCACCGCGATCCGCGGCGCGGATGTGACGCCCAAGGTGTTCCTCAGCGCCTCGGCTGCGGGCTACTACGGTTCGCGACCCGGCGAGGTTCTCACCGAGGACAGCCCGCGCGGAACGGGATTCCTCAGTGATGTTGCCGAGCAATGGGAGACCGCCGCACTGCGCGTGAGCGACATCACCCGTGTTGTGACGCTGCGCAGTGGCATCGTCCTCGCCGTCGACGGTGTGCTCAAGCCGCTGTTGCGCCTCACCCGGCTCGGTGTGTCCGGCCCCCTCGGCGGCGGCGCGCAGCACTGGCCGTGGGTGAGCCTCGACGACGAGGTCGCCGCTATCGTGCACCTGCTCGACTCGGACCTCGCGGGCCCGGTAAACATCACGGGCCCGACCCCCGCGACCGCGACGGCCCTCATGCAATATCTGGCGAAGCGGATGCGACGACCGTTCTGGCTGCCCGTTCCCGCCTTTGCAGTTCGGTTACTGCTCGGGGATGCGGCCAAAGATCTGCTGCTGGTCGACCAGCGGACGAAGCCGGAGCGACTGTTCAACGACGGGTTCGTCTTCCGGCA
- the dapA gene encoding 4-hydroxy-tetrahydrodipicolinate synthase gives MSNVVNPFGQVLVALITPFTADGEVDWPGVEKHIDDVITAGADGVVVTGTTGETSTLTDPEKLRLVEVGKNVSAGRAKIITGGGSNETAHAIDLYRKSEKAGADGVMIVTPYYNKPTQAGILTHFRMIADATDLPVILYDIPGRTGVPIKYETILRAAKHPNILAVKDAKGDFSEVSRVLNQTDLLYFSGDDANALPHLSIGAAGLIGVTANIAATPYRQMIDAVNAGDLATATAAHMQLEPLVRAVMTHVPGTVAAKYILHGLGRIGSPRVRLPLVGPEEWEAAQIEDEIDLVTNIPGVDFSNFRPDRNAAAGGALPQVHGTTR, from the coding sequence GTGTCTAACGTCGTGAACCCCTTCGGTCAGGTCCTCGTAGCGCTCATCACCCCGTTCACCGCCGATGGCGAGGTGGACTGGCCCGGCGTCGAGAAGCACATCGACGATGTCATCACCGCCGGGGCAGACGGCGTCGTCGTCACCGGAACAACGGGGGAGACCTCCACGCTCACCGACCCGGAGAAGCTCCGGCTCGTCGAGGTCGGCAAGAATGTCTCCGCCGGCCGCGCGAAGATCATCACCGGCGGCGGCTCGAACGAGACGGCGCACGCCATCGACCTTTACCGCAAGAGCGAGAAGGCCGGCGCAGACGGTGTCATGATCGTCACGCCGTACTACAACAAGCCAACGCAGGCCGGCATCCTCACCCACTTCCGGATGATTGCGGATGCCACGGACCTCCCGGTCATCCTGTACGACATCCCCGGCCGCACCGGCGTCCCGATCAAGTACGAGACGATCCTCCGGGCAGCAAAGCACCCGAACATCCTCGCGGTGAAAGACGCCAAGGGCGACTTCTCCGAGGTCAGCCGGGTGCTCAACCAGACCGACCTGCTCTACTTCTCCGGCGACGACGCCAACGCTCTGCCGCACCTCTCCATCGGTGCCGCCGGCCTCATCGGGGTCACGGCGAACATCGCCGCGACGCCGTACCGCCAGATGATCGACGCCGTCAACGCGGGCGACCTGGCGACGGCGACCGCAGCCCACATGCAGCTCGAGCCGCTCGTCCGCGCCGTCATGACCCACGTTCCCGGCACCGTCGCCGCGAAGTACATCCTCCACGGCCTCGGCCGTATCGGGAGCCCCCGCGTCCGCCTGCCCCTCGTCGGGCCGGAGGAGTGGGAAGCAGCACAGATCGAGGACGAAATCGACCTCGTCACCAACATTCCGGGAGTGGACTTCTCCAACTTCCGACCAGACCGCAACGCGGCAGCCGGTGGCGCACTGCCACAGGTGCACGGCACCACGCGCTGA
- a CDS encoding ABC transporter permease: MGGFLSGIVGACAEAWQEVRIHKGRVLLSLVGVAVAVCALSGAMALSAIAQQATIEQADSSGGRAATLTMTMETTGATAGTEAGTQAWFDVMERYEISYATRVLWSQARVQFPESTQDVSMQVVDQPYGEMHRTRITDGNWFQVGDSSRLAPVIVVNTPFWEMLGSPDLASHPVVSIDSLGGMRAIIVGVYGTSAWDTWPSMYMLTSHFNAAGQPASEGGVLPAYEMWVPTDLSRDLANRIEAEMNAALGDGGSVIVDRTDWGTQMDDPTVILRIITMAIGGIILLLGALSLLNIALVTVRQRIREIGIRRSFGATSGRVFFAVMMESVVATFVAGIVGVIMAILLVQSPIVSGLVSFGGVSDVPPFPASAAIFGLVVATAVGALAGLIPAIIAVRVKVIDAIRY; encoded by the coding sequence ATGGGTGGCTTTCTCTCCGGCATCGTTGGCGCGTGCGCTGAAGCGTGGCAGGAGGTCCGCATCCATAAGGGACGCGTGCTGCTCTCGCTCGTCGGTGTCGCCGTCGCGGTGTGTGCGCTCAGCGGTGCCATGGCGCTCTCAGCCATCGCGCAGCAGGCGACCATCGAACAAGCGGACAGTTCGGGCGGGCGTGCGGCGACGTTGACGATGACGATGGAAACCACGGGAGCGACCGCAGGGACCGAAGCCGGCACTCAAGCATGGTTCGACGTGATGGAGCGCTACGAGATCTCGTACGCAACGCGGGTGTTGTGGAGCCAGGCACGCGTCCAGTTCCCCGAAAGCACCCAGGATGTCAGCATGCAGGTCGTTGACCAGCCGTACGGCGAGATGCATCGAACCCGGATCACCGACGGCAACTGGTTCCAGGTCGGCGACAGTTCGCGGCTTGCACCGGTCATCGTCGTGAACACCCCGTTCTGGGAGATGCTGGGTTCGCCGGATCTTGCAAGCCATCCTGTCGTATCGATCGACAGTCTCGGCGGAATGCGGGCCATCATCGTCGGTGTCTACGGCACGAGTGCGTGGGACACGTGGCCGTCGATGTACATGCTGACGAGCCACTTCAACGCTGCCGGGCAACCGGCCAGTGAGGGCGGCGTGCTGCCCGCGTACGAGATGTGGGTGCCGACCGACCTGTCGAGGGATCTCGCGAATCGGATCGAGGCGGAAATGAATGCGGCTCTCGGCGATGGCGGGTCAGTAATTGTCGACCGCACCGACTGGGGCACGCAAATGGATGACCCGACAGTGATTCTTAGGATCATAACCATGGCCATCGGTGGGATCATCCTGCTGCTCGGAGCGCTCAGCCTGCTCAACATCGCCCTCGTGACAGTGCGGCAACGGATCCGCGAGATCGGTATCAGGCGCAGTTTTGGAGCGACGAGCGGGAGGGTCTTCTTCGCGGTGATGATGGAGAGCGTCGTTGCGACCTTCGTCGCCGGCATTGTCGGCGTGATCATGGCGATCCTGCTGGTCCAGAGTCCGATCGTGTCAGGCCTGGTGAGCTTTGGCGGCGTCAGCGACGTCCCCCCGTTCCCCGCGTCAGCCGCGATCTTCGGCCTCGTCGTCGCTACAGCGGTCGGCGCACTCGCCGGTCTCATCCCCGCGATCATCGCCGTGCGGGTCAAGGTGATCGATGCCATTCGCTACTGA
- a CDS encoding HEAT repeat domain-containing protein: protein MTNTDIPIDSPLGERIDLAVARYGEDAFVTKVLGLLDGRNEGDDVLLYVGGRHAQGVLDGAPALYWPELWGARALLHVWNDAAAPAVLGGTTNRAWRVREMCLKVCAERRIGTETQLAKLTTDENPRVRAAAARALAVVGGPASEEIIGRLLRDSQKDVRRAAGESLGVLKERVSPQSD from the coding sequence ATGACGAATACTGACATCCCCATCGACTCACCCCTCGGCGAACGCATCGACCTGGCGGTCGCCCGCTACGGCGAAGACGCCTTCGTGACCAAGGTCCTTGGCCTCCTCGACGGGCGTAACGAAGGCGATGACGTTCTTCTCTACGTCGGTGGCCGCCACGCCCAGGGGGTTCTCGACGGAGCTCCGGCGCTGTACTGGCCCGAACTTTGGGGCGCCCGTGCCCTCCTGCACGTCTGGAACGACGCTGCCGCTCCCGCCGTTCTGGGCGGAACGACCAACAGGGCCTGGCGTGTGCGCGAAATGTGCCTCAAGGTCTGCGCAGAGCGCCGGATCGGCACCGAGACGCAGCTCGCGAAACTCACCACAGACGAGAACCCGCGGGTGCGCGCCGCAGCCGCCAGGGCACTTGCCGTGGTCGGCGGCCCGGCGAGTGAAGAGATCATCGGCCGGCTCCTCCGGGATTCCCAGAAGGATGTTCGTCGCGCAGCCGGGGAGTCCCTTGGCGTGCTCAAGGAGCGCGTTTCCCCTCAGTCCGACTGA